AATGCATTATTTGCAATATGAAATGAATCATCATACCATCCCAAATAATCCCCAGAAAGTGTTTTACCCCAGCCCTCTATTTTTATTGTATCGACAAAGTCTTGTCGAAACTCTCTCATTTTTTCATTGATGACAATAGTAATGAATTTCTCAGAAAATTCTTGTTCTAAAGGAATGAAATAACCTGTTACATACCAATCAGAACTACAAGAAGATAATTGTTTTATAGTTTGAGTTTCATTAATGTAGAGTAAAAAATTTGTTGCGATATCGTAGTTTTCATCTAAAGGAAACTCAACTATTCCCCATTTCTCCAAATATGTTAACAGATTAGTAAACTCATTATCTGAAATTTTTTCTTCAGTCCAAAACTCATATGCTGTAAAAACCCATTCAGGAATTCTAACATCATATGCTTGTATATAATTAAAAGGTATTATTAGAAACAAAAAAGAAAATAAAACATAGTACTTGTGTATTACCATTTTATGAGTCAGGTCTCTTTTCAAGAGTTAAAATTACATTAATTGCTTTTCCATCACGCAATATTCCCAAATTCAATGTATCCCCAACATTTTTTTCACGTTGCAGATGAGTTAATATGTCATCAATCTTTCTTACTTCATTTCCATCAATTGATAAAATAATATCTCCACCTACAGTGTATTCAATTCCATCAGCAACAGCAGTTTCTGATGAACCTCTAAGATCAGCTTTGTGTGCAGGACTGTCTTTGACTATTGTTATAACCAAAACTCCTTTTGCATAATCTAAATTCAAAATTTCTGCAAGATCCGGAGTTATGTTTGCAGTTGATATTCCAACCCAAGGATGTTGAAATTCCCCATCTTTGATTAATTTTGGTACAACTTTAAGAACAACATTTGAAGGAATTGAGAATCCAACGCCTGAAAAACTACCATCATTAGAATAAATTGCAGTGTTTATTCCAACTACCTCGCCTCTCATGTTCAATAGTGGTCCACCTGAATTTCCAGGATTTATTGCAGTATCGGTTTGAATAACATCGGGAATTGAGAATCCAGATCCAGAAGGCAGTAACCTGCCTAATTGACT
The genomic region above belongs to Nitrosopumilus sp. b3 and contains:
- a CDS encoding trypsin-like peptidase domain-containing protein encodes the protein MSYSFSNRSKIMLGGVVFSIVLFAAISIALLSPVLAQDSSYSSENHSMVYEPELLDKSFSLIELFERSEFGVVSISVTKTDEHGDSNGVGSGFVFDKAGHIITNNHVIKNAKKISVTFIDGTSYRAKVIGTDPYADIAVIKLDVNSEKLYPLPIGDSSNLKVGEQIAAIGNPFGLSGSMTSGIISQLGRLLPSGSGFSIPDVIQTDTAINPGNSGGPLLNMRGEVVGINTAIYSNDGSFSGVGFSIPSNVVLKVVPKLIKDGEFQHPWVGISTANITPDLAEILNLDYAKGVLVITIVKDSPAHKADLRGSSETAVADGIEYTVGGDIILSIDGNEVRKIDDILTHLQREKNVGDTLNLGILRDGKAINVILTLEKRPDS
- a CDS encoding 3D domain-containing protein; its protein translation is MVIHKYYVLFSFLFLIIPFNYIQAYDVRIPEWVFTAYEFWTEEKISDNEFTNLLTYLEKWGIVEFPLDENYDIATNFLLYINETQTIKQLSSCSSDWYVTGYFIPLEQEFSEKFITIVINEKMREFRQDFVDTIKIEGWGKTLSGDYLGWYDDSFHIANNALDLDGEILKVGKIAVDTTVIYHDAKVTIPSLPEPWNETIFIASDEGTAIKGKHIDIFTGEGNNAKEEAFRITGFNNKVCIND